In one Planctomycetia bacterium genomic region, the following are encoded:
- the purD gene encoding phosphoribosylamine--glycine ligase, with amino-acid sequence MKVLVIGKGGREHALVWKLTQSPRVKQVFCAPGNAGTALDASNVAIEPEETDKIIRFCKKEEIGLVVIGPEAPLATGLTDTLQKAGIRVFGPSKLAAELEASKVFAKELMRHADIPTAEFRCFDHPEPAKRYIESRDYPVVVKADGLCAGKGAIVCSNTAEALAALDLIMVKEAFGKAGRRVVVEKRLDGYEVSVLALVSGRGILTLPLTQDHKAAFDNDQGPNTGGMGAYSPATTVTPEQLADIEKSIIVPTVHAMRRGRRSFRGVLFTGVMMSSQGPRVLEYNVRFGDPETQVILMRLQSDLLDLLEAVVDGTLDTLDSDKVVWDPRPAVTVVLAAQGYPTSSSKGKLITGFESASRVEDTKVFHAGTRMVDNRVLTDGGRILNVTALGNTLAEAREKAYSVIPKLEYQGMFFRTDIALKALTVTKPKKKKKSKEVTETEADAVSKE; translated from the coding sequence GTGAAGGTTCTTGTCATCGGCAAAGGTGGGCGTGAACACGCCCTGGTCTGGAAACTTACTCAATCTCCACGTGTGAAACAGGTGTTCTGCGCACCGGGGAACGCCGGAACGGCTCTTGATGCCAGCAATGTCGCCATCGAGCCGGAAGAAACTGACAAGATCATTCGATTCTGCAAGAAAGAGGAGATCGGACTGGTAGTCATCGGCCCGGAAGCGCCGCTGGCAACGGGTTTGACTGATACACTGCAGAAGGCAGGCATCCGTGTCTTTGGACCATCAAAGCTGGCTGCAGAACTGGAAGCCAGCAAGGTTTTTGCAAAGGAACTGATGCGACATGCCGACATTCCCACGGCAGAGTTTCGCTGTTTCGATCATCCCGAACCTGCCAAGCGATACATTGAAAGCCGGGACTATCCCGTCGTGGTAAAGGCTGACGGTCTCTGTGCGGGCAAAGGAGCCATTGTATGCTCCAATACTGCTGAAGCACTTGCGGCACTTGATCTCATCATGGTCAAAGAAGCGTTTGGCAAAGCAGGCCGGCGGGTGGTAGTGGAAAAGAGGCTGGATGGGTACGAAGTCAGCGTGCTGGCCCTGGTTTCCGGCCGGGGCATTTTGACGCTGCCTTTAACGCAGGACCATAAAGCGGCTTTTGACAACGATCAGGGGCCGAACACAGGTGGCATGGGTGCTTACAGCCCGGCAACCACGGTAACTCCAGAGCAACTGGCTGATATTGAGAAGTCGATCATTGTGCCAACGGTACACGCGATGCGACGAGGGAGGCGATCATTCCGTGGCGTGCTCTTCACCGGTGTGATGATGAGCAGCCAGGGGCCTCGAGTGCTGGAATATAATGTGAGATTTGGCGATCCGGAAACGCAAGTCATTCTGATGCGGCTGCAATCTGATCTGCTTGATCTGCTGGAAGCGGTGGTCGATGGTACTCTGGATACACTGGACAGCGACAAAGTCGTCTGGGATCCCCGGCCGGCAGTAACTGTAGTCTTGGCTGCACAGGGTTATCCCACATCAAGCAGCAAGGGCAAGCTCATCACGGGTTTTGAAAGTGCTTCCCGTGTTGAAGATACCAAGGTATTCCATGCCGGCACCAGGATGGTTGACAACCGTGTGCTGACTGATGGTGGACGCATTTTGAACGTTACTGCGTTGGGGAATACGCTGGCAGAAGCACGGGAGAAGGCTTACAGTGTTATTCCCAAACTTGAATATCAAGGCATGTTCTTCCGCACGGACATTGCTTTGAAAGCGCTCACCGTTACGAAACCGAAGAAAAAGAAGAAATCGAAAGAAGTCACTGAGACCGAAGCAGATGCAGTTTCGAAGGAGTGA
- a CDS encoding S41 family peptidase has product MPRRNAVWILGILLLSIAAWTAAQGGLIPPRGPMQFVKGFTSQGKDYENLALMIDVMQHIDMNYVRDLKPAERRKFIEAAIDGGLASLDPNSSYISPKEYTHFKKQSEGKFGGIGVQVVVNRDTKRVMVITPIMGTPAYRAGIKPGDEIEAINGEKAQGLSNDDVVDRISGSPGTTVTLTIRRRGSGRRMEITLTREEITTEGILGDKRKPDQNWDFFVDAGRQFGYIRIASFGSNSLETLTKALQELQKDHAQGLILDLRNNPGGSLETAVSMADLFIDSGEIVRVEGRNEEPRIYQAKKEGTFFTGSNAIPIVVLVNEMSASASEIVASSLQDHKRAVVIGDRSFGKGSVQRLYPMEAGTSRLRLTTAKYLRPSGKNIHKFPDSKEQDDWGVRPDIEVKLSPLEELDWLIARRDRDIIRDEESSRMDQVEKITTMFGPLSMMPGWSGAAGAIAGLAETANTMSALNRSTRPYQDKVLEKALEYLKAHTRESRTT; this is encoded by the coding sequence ATGCCTCGTCGCAATGCTGTTTGGATTCTTGGGATTCTGCTGCTCAGTATCGCAGCATGGACTGCTGCCCAGGGTGGGCTGATTCCACCGCGTGGGCCGATGCAGTTTGTCAAAGGGTTCACCTCGCAAGGCAAGGATTATGAAAATCTGGCTTTGATGATCGATGTCATGCAGCACATTGACATGAATTACGTTCGTGACTTGAAACCTGCAGAACGGCGCAAGTTCATTGAAGCGGCGATTGATGGCGGCTTGGCCAGTCTCGACCCCAATTCGAGCTACATCAGCCCGAAAGAATACACGCATTTCAAGAAACAGAGTGAAGGGAAATTTGGAGGCATTGGCGTGCAGGTGGTCGTCAACCGCGATACCAAGCGGGTGATGGTGATTACACCCATCATGGGCACACCAGCCTATCGGGCAGGTATCAAGCCAGGCGATGAGATTGAAGCCATCAACGGTGAAAAGGCGCAAGGTCTCAGCAATGATGATGTGGTGGATCGCATCTCAGGCTCTCCGGGGACTACGGTGACTTTGACGATTCGTCGACGGGGTTCAGGTCGTCGCATGGAAATTACCCTGACCCGTGAAGAGATAACCACTGAAGGCATTCTTGGCGACAAACGGAAACCTGACCAGAACTGGGATTTCTTCGTCGATGCTGGCCGACAGTTTGGCTACATCCGCATCGCATCGTTCGGTTCCAATTCGCTGGAAACATTGACGAAGGCACTGCAGGAACTGCAGAAGGATCATGCCCAGGGACTTATTCTTGATCTGCGCAACAACCCTGGTGGCTCACTGGAAACAGCCGTATCCATGGCAGATTTGTTCATAGATTCGGGAGAAATCGTTCGCGTAGAAGGCCGCAACGAAGAACCACGTATCTATCAAGCCAAGAAGGAAGGCACTTTCTTTACCGGCTCCAATGCCATACCGATCGTGGTGCTGGTCAATGAGATGTCAGCATCGGCCAGTGAAATTGTGGCATCCTCGCTGCAGGATCACAAGCGTGCTGTGGTGATTGGCGACCGCAGCTTTGGCAAGGGTAGCGTGCAACGACTCTATCCCATGGAAGCGGGCACCAGCCGACTGCGGCTGACCACTGCCAAGTATCTTCGTCCCAGCGGAAAGAACATTCACAAATTCCCCGACAGCAAGGAACAGGACGATTGGGGCGTGCGACCTGATATTGAAGTGAAACTGTCGCCCTTGGAAGAACTGGACTGGCTGATTGCCCGTCGTGATCGTGATATCATTCGTGATGAAGAAAGCAGCCGGATGGATCAGGTGGAAAAGATCACTACGATGTTTGGCCCATTAAGCATGATGCCCGGCTGGAGCGGTGCAGCAGGCGCTATTGCAGGGCTGGCGGAAACAGCAAATACCATGTCAGCACTCAATCGCTCTACTCGCCCTTATCAGGATAAGGTGCTGGAAAAGGCATTGGAATATCTGAAGGCCCACACACGCGAATCGCGCACGACTTGA
- the alaS gene encoding alanine--tRNA ligase — MPTSADIRKQFIQFFVEKCGHTFVPSSPVVPLDDPTLLFTNAGMNQFKDVFLGTGSRPYKRAVNSQKCIRASGKHNDLEDVGRDTYHHTFFEMLGNWSFGDYYKADAIRWAWELLTKVWGIDKTRLHATVFGGSPDEGVPGDDEAAELWAKVTDINPKHIHRFGKKDNFWVMGETGPCGPCTEIHIDRTPDGSGGKLVNAGVPEVMEIWNLVFIQYNRNTPGGKLELLPAKHVDTGMGFERVTSVLQGVNSNYDTDVFTPLLSAISDQLSAKYTGKLDDPKDIAFRVLADHLRMLTFSLTDHAEFSNKGRGSVVRSVLRRAVRFGYQTFGQREPFLYKLVPAVVHQMGDAFPELKAHPGKVAEQIRGEEVDFLRTIDRGLSLFEEMTISCFANQVVRERKLDARPIIGGSSKGLEPYSSTPGEMSHQVTFMKRSGDTVTEDFKVIVSSKTEDFKRQVQKFCKQSPIIPGNFIFDLYTTFGFPPDLTRQMAQERWLVTDEAGFQTAMEAHEEKSRGKATTGQVALNVATPLPATDDRPKWSGSTGQATLLGWIADNQFVTTGSRTQGEVALILDRTCFYAESGGQVGDTGTISTEHGKFEVNSTTKLGNAIAHVGKLIEGKLNAGDTVNLAVSSERDFTRKNHTATHLAHWALQKVLGSHVEQRGSKVKPDEFTFDFSHSAALTTSEKTEVERLVNEKVYLDLEVRSKELPIAEAKKLPGVKAFFGDKYGDAVRVVQIGDGFSTEFCGGTHLDRTGAIGLFKIVGEEAVGKGIRRITAVTAKQAVEAVQNADRVLSELTTLFKCQPTDLPKRIIGLLDEQKKLKDQLKKGTSHDLGMVADKMLADAMDINGIKIITGALPEGVADEAVRTQLDRIRQKSGSCVIIVGWPVAEDKVTLIAAATEDVTAKGIHAGKLVGLAASIVGGKGGGKPTLAQAGGKDPSKLEEAIEAARNEAAGKLK; from the coding sequence ATGCCAACCTCTGCTGACATTCGCAAGCAATTCATCCAGTTCTTCGTCGAGAAGTGTGGCCACACCTTCGTGCCCAGTTCGCCGGTGGTACCGCTCGACGATCCCACGCTCCTTTTTACCAACGCCGGCATGAACCAGTTCAAGGATGTCTTCCTCGGCACCGGCAGCAGGCCCTACAAACGGGCTGTCAATTCGCAGAAGTGCATCCGAGCCAGCGGCAAACACAACGATCTCGAAGACGTCGGTCGCGATACCTACCACCACACCTTCTTCGAAATGCTCGGCAACTGGTCGTTCGGCGACTATTACAAAGCCGACGCCATCCGCTGGGCCTGGGAACTGCTCACGAAAGTCTGGGGCATCGACAAGACGCGATTGCATGCCACCGTCTTCGGCGGCTCGCCCGATGAAGGCGTGCCAGGCGACGATGAAGCTGCTGAACTCTGGGCCAAAGTCACCGACATCAACCCCAAGCATATCCATCGCTTCGGCAAGAAGGATAACTTCTGGGTGATGGGTGAAACCGGCCCCTGCGGTCCATGTACTGAAATCCATATCGACCGCACCCCCGATGGCAGTGGCGGCAAGCTCGTCAATGCTGGCGTTCCCGAAGTGATGGAGATCTGGAACCTCGTCTTCATCCAGTACAACCGTAATACCCCGGGCGGGAAGCTGGAACTCTTGCCAGCTAAGCACGTCGATACCGGCATGGGCTTCGAACGAGTCACCTCCGTACTGCAAGGGGTGAACAGCAACTACGATACCGATGTGTTCACACCATTGCTGTCAGCTATCAGCGATCAATTATCAGCGAAATATACCGGCAAACTGGATGATCCGAAGGACATCGCTTTCCGCGTCCTCGCTGATCACCTCCGCATGCTCACGTTCTCGCTAACTGACCATGCTGAGTTCAGCAACAAGGGCAGGGGGAGTGTCGTCCGCTCCGTCCTCCGCCGTGCCGTCCGCTTCGGCTACCAGACCTTCGGCCAGCGCGAACCGTTCCTCTACAAACTCGTCCCCGCTGTCGTCCATCAAATGGGTGATGCCTTTCCCGAACTGAAAGCACACCCCGGCAAGGTGGCTGAGCAGATACGTGGGGAGGAGGTGGATTTCTTGAGAACGATTGACAGGGGGCTGTCACTGTTCGAGGAAATGACCATTAGTTGTTTTGCCAACCAGGTTGTTCGAGAAAGAAAGCTGGATGCTCGACCCATTATTGGTGGCTCAAGCAAGGGTCTCGAACCTTATTCTTCGACACCAGGAGAGATGAGCCATCAAGTTACCTTCATGAAGCGTTCAGGAGATACTGTCACAGAAGACTTTAAGGTAATCGTGAGCAGCAAGACAGAAGACTTTAAAAGACAGGTGCAGAAGTTCTGCAAGCAGAGTCCTATCATTCCAGGCAACTTCATCTTTGATCTTTACACTACCTTTGGCTTTCCGCCTGACCTTACCAGGCAGATGGCACAGGAACGCTGGTTAGTCACCGATGAAGCGGGGTTTCAAACTGCCATGGAAGCTCACGAAGAAAAGTCCCGCGGCAAAGCCACCACCGGCCAAGTCGCTCTCAACGTCGCTACGCCACTCCCCGCCACCGATGACCGCCCCAAGTGGTCGGGTAGCACCGGCCAGGCCACACTCCTCGGCTGGATTGCTGACAACCAGTTCGTTACCACGGGTTCACGGACACAAGGGGAAGTCGCCCTCATCCTTGATCGCACCTGCTTCTACGCCGAATCAGGCGGACAGGTCGGCGACACCGGCACCATCTCCACTGAGCACGGTAAGTTCGAAGTCAACAGCACTACCAAGCTCGGCAACGCCATCGCCCATGTCGGCAAGCTCATCGAAGGCAAGCTGAACGCAGGCGATACGGTGAACCTCGCCGTCTCCAGCGAACGCGACTTCACCCGCAAGAACCACACTGCCACCCACCTCGCTCATTGGGCTTTGCAGAAAGTGCTCGGCAGCCACGTCGAACAGCGTGGTTCCAAGGTCAAGCCCGACGAGTTCACCTTCGACTTCAGCCACTCCGCTGCCCTCACCACCAGTGAGAAGACCGAAGTCGAACGACTCGTCAACGAGAAGGTCTATCTCGATCTGGAAGTTCGCTCGAAAGAACTCCCCATCGCTGAAGCCAAGAAACTGCCTGGCGTCAAAGCCTTCTTCGGCGACAAGTATGGCGATGCTGTCCGCGTCGTGCAGATTGGAGATGGCTTCAGCACCGAGTTTTGCGGCGGCACCCACCTCGACCGCACGGGGGCTATTGGCCTCTTCAAGATCGTCGGCGAAGAAGCTGTTGGCAAAGGCATCCGCCGCATTACCGCTGTCACCGCGAAGCAGGCTGTGGAAGCCGTGCAGAACGCTGACCGTGTCCTCAGCGAATTGACCACGCTCTTCAAGTGCCAGCCGACCGATCTGCCCAAACGCATCATCGGCCTCTTGGATGAACAGAAGAAGCTGAAGGATCAACTCAAGAAGGGCACCAGCCACGACCTGGGCATGGTCGCTGACAAGATGCTGGCTGACGCGATGGACATCAATGGCATCAAGATCATCACCGGTGCTTTGCCTGAAGGCGTGGCTGATGAAGCCGTCCGCACGCAACTGGACCGCATTCGGCAGAAGTCTGGCTCCTGCGTCATCATCGTCGGCTGGCCCGTCGCTGAAGATAAGGTAACGCTGATCGCTGCTGCTACCGAAGATGTGACCGCCAAAGGCATCCACGCCGGCAAACTTGTCGGCCTCGCCGCAAGCATCGTCGGCGGCAAAGGCGGCGGCAAACCAACTCTTGCCCAAGCGGGTGGCAAAGACCCCAGCAAACTGGAGGAAGCCATCGAAGCAGCCAGAAATGAGGCGGCGGGGAAGTTGAAGTAA
- a CDS encoding DUF5615 family PIN-like protein codes for MNLRYLLDENLRGRLWHLIERHNALGIHPIGAVRVGDLEELPLRSLDPDILEWSAQNQRILVTFDKGTMPAFFQARIKSGLHHPGMFLLRRDDMMNNVLEFLVLAAYVSDVSEWMDRYRFIP; via the coding sequence ATGAACCTGCGATATCTACTTGACGAAAATCTTCGTGGACGACTGTGGCACTTGATCGAACGTCACAACGCACTCGGAATCCATCCGATTGGCGCAGTTCGTGTGGGTGATCTGGAGGAACTTCCACTCCGAAGCCTCGACCCTGATATTTTGGAGTGGTCGGCCCAAAACCAGCGTATCCTGGTTACATTTGACAAAGGCACCATGCCAGCCTTTTTCCAGGCGCGGATAAAAAGTGGACTGCACCATCCTGGGATGTTCCTGCTTCGGCGAGACGACATGATGAATAATGTTTTGGAGTTCCTGGTGCTGGCTGCATATGTCAGTGACGTATCCGAGTGGATGGATAGGTACCGCTTTATTCCTTAA
- a CDS encoding tetratricopeptide repeat protein has translation MKQLSLFLLLTLAGVVQAQDRVTFLDRSSKTGGTLLRSGSIAQEDPGKITLNSGDGRRSDIPVPDVVDVIYDGEPQAEMNSVRQSERDHRYDAALAACSDAMKKTTPDKKLLRRHLEYKMAELRSIQAEKGTPAAQAIDALRVFIKNHPDSRQSLSCLETLGRLLIASEEPVTEVLDSLAQLRSRFGADNKEVANRCDLIRSDLILQQLSALFAKAGAAGSKSQLTAASKSLQELQTISDRSIHPELAARIIFCQVLQDPSKAPEQWEALLATTDDPTSRAAIHLTRGDFYRLTRKDREAMWDYLWVDTVYFADRHQQAKALYQLMEVFDKLGDQAKARDCRERLRNDNRLKDTRYHRLAAGGKS, from the coding sequence ATGAAGCAACTTAGCCTCTTTCTTCTGCTGACGCTGGCTGGTGTAGTCCAGGCACAGGATCGCGTTACCTTTCTGGATCGCAGTTCGAAGACGGGCGGAACATTGCTACGATCAGGTTCCATCGCACAGGAAGACCCGGGCAAGATTACGCTTAACTCAGGCGATGGCCGGCGTAGTGACATCCCTGTTCCCGATGTGGTAGACGTGATTTACGATGGTGAACCGCAGGCGGAGATGAATTCCGTCAGGCAGTCGGAACGTGATCATCGCTACGATGCAGCCCTGGCCGCGTGTAGCGATGCCATGAAGAAAACTACACCTGATAAGAAACTGTTGCGACGCCATCTGGAATACAAAATGGCGGAGCTAAGGTCTATCCAGGCGGAAAAAGGAACTCCGGCAGCCCAGGCTATTGATGCCCTGCGGGTGTTCATCAAAAATCATCCCGATTCCAGACAGTCGCTCAGTTGCCTGGAAACACTTGGAAGGCTGCTGATTGCCAGCGAAGAACCGGTTACCGAAGTGCTGGATTCCCTTGCTCAACTACGATCACGTTTCGGCGCCGACAACAAGGAAGTTGCCAACCGGTGCGATCTGATTCGCAGTGATCTGATCCTGCAGCAACTGTCAGCCTTGTTTGCCAAAGCTGGTGCAGCAGGCAGCAAATCGCAACTGACCGCCGCTTCGAAATCGCTCCAGGAACTTCAGACTATTTCTGATCGCAGTATTCATCCGGAACTTGCTGCCCGGATTATTTTCTGCCAGGTCCTGCAGGATCCAAGCAAAGCTCCTGAACAGTGGGAAGCTCTGCTGGCAACTACCGACGACCCTACCAGCCGAGCTGCGATACATTTAACCCGTGGCGATTTCTATCGACTGACCAGGAAAGACCGCGAAGCGATGTGGGATTATCTCTGGGTTGATACGGTCTATTTCGCAGATCGACATCAGCAGGCCAAAGCGCTATACCAGTTGATGGAAGTCTTTGACAAGCTAGGCGACCAGGCGAAAGCACGCGATTGCCGGGAACGATTGCGGAATGACAACCGGCTGAAGGATACGCGATATCACCGGCTGGCTGCCGGAGGCAAGAGTTAA
- a CDS encoding 2,3-bisphosphoglycerate-independent phosphoglycerate mutase, whose product MHQHDLIRSLREKNNSKILLVVADGLGGLPANPGGLTELETALTPHMDEAARSGVCGLSMPVLPGITPGSGPGHLGLFGYDPLEHQIGRGVLEALGINFPVGGKDVAIRGNFVTVDAEGKISDRRAGRPTTERCVAMCAKMRQIKIPGVELFVEPVKEHRFVLVLRADGLGDKVNDTDPQAVGVKPLIAEGEDSASKKTADLVNQFIAAAARVLHQDAPTNMVTLRGFARYPQIATMEDIYGLRSCAVAVYPMYKGLARLVGMTISECGNTLAEQVNTLEKLWSQYDFFFLHYKYTDSTGEDGNFDAKVKAIEALDVEIGRMRALKPDVFIITGDHSTPSKLKSHSWHPVPTLLVADSCRTDGVTTFSEKECLTGGLGQFQAKHLMLLAMAHALRLGKYGA is encoded by the coding sequence ATGCATCAACACGACCTGATACGCAGCCTGCGGGAGAAGAATAACAGCAAGATTCTGCTGGTTGTTGCGGATGGACTGGGCGGTTTGCCTGCCAATCCCGGCGGTTTGACCGAACTGGAAACCGCATTGACACCCCATATGGATGAGGCTGCGCGTTCTGGGGTATGTGGTTTGAGTATGCCGGTTCTACCGGGAATTACGCCGGGTAGCGGCCCCGGACATCTGGGGCTGTTCGGTTACGACCCACTCGAACATCAGATTGGTCGTGGCGTGCTCGAAGCGCTTGGCATCAATTTCCCCGTAGGTGGCAAGGATGTCGCCATCCGAGGTAACTTTGTCACTGTTGATGCAGAAGGTAAAATCTCCGACCGTCGCGCAGGCAGACCCACCACCGAACGCTGCGTGGCTATGTGTGCCAAGATGCGACAGATCAAGATTCCCGGCGTAGAGCTATTTGTTGAGCCGGTGAAAGAACACCGTTTTGTACTGGTGCTGCGTGCCGATGGTCTGGGTGACAAGGTGAACGACACCGACCCGCAGGCGGTTGGCGTCAAACCTCTGATTGCAGAGGGCGAAGACAGCGCTTCGAAGAAGACAGCAGACCTGGTGAATCAGTTCATTGCAGCCGCAGCCAGGGTTCTGCACCAGGATGCTCCCACCAACATGGTGACGCTGCGTGGTTTCGCTCGCTATCCACAGATTGCCACGATGGAAGACATCTATGGCTTGCGATCATGTGCGGTGGCGGTTTACCCGATGTATAAAGGCCTCGCCCGACTGGTGGGCATGACCATTTCCGAATGTGGCAACACGTTAGCCGAGCAGGTCAATACGCTGGAAAAACTCTGGAGCCAGTATGACTTCTTCTTCCTTCACTACAAGTACACCGACAGCACAGGTGAAGATGGCAACTTCGATGCCAAGGTGAAAGCCATTGAAGCACTCGATGTCGAAATCGGACGCATGCGTGCACTGAAGCCTGATGTGTTCATTATCACCGGCGACCACAGCACGCCCAGCAAGCTGAAGAGCCATTCGTGGCATCCGGTGCCTACGTTACTGGTGGCAGATAGTTGCCGCACGGATGGTGTGACTACTTTCAGTGAAAAGGAATGCCTTACGGGTGGGTTGGGACAGTTCCAGGCCAAGCACCTGATGCTGCTGGCGATGGCGCATGCGCTACGATTAGGGAAGTACGGGGCGTAA
- a CDS encoding glucose-6-phosphate isomerase, which produces MQLPDEAISFNYQSLLSQPLIDDEWKPLAELQHQHYLTAARLKAIVPQMMQVKGQVATERELQDPPAHLRPLDSGFIDLPDKLLNDLRRNREKSELGRIQAVASLLRDQCDRILVLGIGGSYMGARALFESLRSLYHNELPFEARLGIPRFYFEGNNVDNDALQELLELFQNTCLSPDDQQERWATVVISKSGKTLETAAAFRVFRKEAVELYGPRSELARKLIIPVTGPGDSPLRRLFKAEGYGDDEIFTIPDRVGGRFSIFSPVGLLPAGLMGLDIRALLQGASSITRNFLEEPFERNIVLQFAAVCYLMTEELGKSMRVMAVWSKKLEALGLWYDQLMAESLGKQGRGATPITSVMTRDLHSRGQQFQEGKRDKLIVNITVKSNKSGPIAIGMSDRNEDGLNEFSRRNYPSIMQAANRGTNDAYSDAARPTCEIVLPTLSEYNMGQLMQMLMLATVVEGKLMGINPYGQPGVEAYKRNMMNLLRAASTQDINKKNTAE; this is translated from the coding sequence ATGCAATTACCCGACGAGGCTATTTCGTTTAACTATCAGTCCCTGCTCAGCCAGCCACTGATCGATGATGAATGGAAGCCTCTTGCCGAACTGCAGCATCAGCATTACCTCACTGCAGCACGGCTCAAGGCCATTGTACCGCAGATGATGCAAGTCAAAGGACAGGTGGCTACCGAACGCGAATTGCAGGACCCACCAGCCCATTTACGCCCACTTGACAGCGGCTTCATCGACCTTCCTGATAAACTTCTGAACGATCTCCGCCGAAATCGTGAGAAAAGCGAACTGGGCCGCATTCAGGCGGTCGCATCGCTGCTCCGCGATCAATGCGATCGTATCCTGGTCCTTGGCATCGGCGGTTCCTATATGGGAGCGCGGGCACTCTTTGAATCGCTACGCAGCCTGTATCACAACGAGCTTCCATTCGAAGCGAGACTGGGCATACCAAGGTTTTACTTCGAAGGCAACAATGTCGATAATGATGCCCTTCAGGAACTGCTCGAACTCTTCCAGAACACCTGCCTGTCGCCTGACGATCAGCAGGAACGCTGGGCAACGGTAGTCATCAGCAAGAGTGGCAAGACTCTGGAAACCGCTGCAGCCTTCCGCGTCTTCCGCAAGGAAGCCGTCGAACTGTATGGCCCACGCTCGGAACTCGCTCGCAAGTTGATCATCCCCGTTACCGGCCCCGGTGATTCGCCTCTGCGCAGGCTCTTCAAAGCTGAGGGGTATGGCGACGATGAAATTTTTACTATTCCTGATCGAGTGGGCGGACGGTTTTCCATCTTTTCGCCTGTCGGTCTGCTGCCTGCTGGCCTGATGGGGCTTGATATCCGTGCCTTACTGCAGGGCGCCTCGAGTATAACCCGCAATTTCCTGGAGGAGCCTTTTGAACGCAACATCGTTCTCCAGTTTGCTGCAGTCTGCTACTTGATGACCGAAGAACTTGGCAAGTCGATGCGAGTCATGGCTGTCTGGTCGAAGAAGCTTGAAGCGCTCGGTTTGTGGTACGATCAACTCATGGCTGAAAGCCTGGGTAAACAGGGCCGGGGTGCTACGCCGATTACCTCGGTCATGACTCGCGACCTCCATTCGCGTGGACAACAGTTCCAGGAAGGCAAACGCGATAAGCTGATCGTCAACATCACGGTGAAGTCCAACAAATCTGGCCCCATTGCCATCGGTATGTCAGATCGCAATGAAGATGGCCTGAATGAATTCAGCCGCAGAAATTACCCTTCCATCATGCAGGCAGCTAATCGTGGCACCAACGATGCCTATTCCGATGCGGCACGCCCCACCTGCGAAATTGTGCTGCCTACTCTCTCTGAATACAACATGGGCCAGTTGATGCAGATGCTCATGCTGGCAACGGTCGTCGAAGGCAAATTGATGGGTATTAACCCCTATGGTCAACCAGGGGTGGAAGCGTACAAACGTAACATGATGAATCTGCTGCGTGCAGCCAGTACGCAGGATATCAACAAGAAGAATACTGCAGAGTAG